The genomic segment TAACTCGTTTGCCAGTTCTTGGTTGCGTAAGCGATAACGGTTCGCATATTGAATGACATGCTCGACTAAACGAACATTTTCCATCATTTCTTCTGCTTTTTCCGTCAAATGCGTTAAATCTTCTTCCGCAATTCGCCAATCTTGACTAACTGCTTTCATATTTAAAGGCTTTTCTTCCAAACGTTTTTCAAGTGCGTCAATAGATTCGCCCATATGAGCACGTAACGATAAATACTCTTCTGGAAGTCCAGGCAAGCGTTCGCGTTCCATTTTACGATCTAAAGTAATAATTGCCCGACGCATACGTGCTGCATCATCACGAGCTTCTAATTCGTCCTTACGTAATGAACGTAATTCTTCGGCAAATTTGTCTTGTTCAGCACCAATCGTTATTAGCGCTGCATCAATTTCTTTCAACGTATCTTGTGCTGCCGAGTAAGCAATCTCTCCACTTGCAATCAGCGCTGTAAGTTGTTCAAAGTTTTCTTTTGCTTCACTTAACTTAGCACTAGTTTTCAAATAAACTGCTAAATCTTCTTCACCAACATGATAAGTTTGCTTCACTTCGGTAATTTGTTCAGCAAGTGCGTCGGACACCGCATTTTGGCGTTGCAACTTATCCGATGTAGGACTATGATTTTCTTTGACAAAATGACGCGCTTCTGCTTCATGTTCGAGTGTATCATAGAACAAGTCGATTTCAGTATGTAGCGCTTCTATTCCTTCTTCAGCAGCATCCAAATCAAGGTTGATAACATTTTGCTTCATTTTGTCCACTTGATTTCTCATTCGCGTAATTTCTTTATCCAGTTCCATTTGAGCTAAATAATAGCCTTTACGGACCATTTCTTCATAACCGGCACGCAGTTTATTTATTTCTTCTGGTAAAATAGTATCTGTCTCATGTAATAATGAAGGAATTCGTTCCATTTGTTCTTCGATAACCTTCATTTCTTTTTGGACGAGTAAGACGATTTCCCGTGCTTCTAAGTGGTCGCCTTGATCCGTTAATAAGTCATATTGATTGAGGCTATCAGCAAGTGTATCAAGTTTCGATTCGACATAGCTAAGTGTATCCCCTAATTTAAATCCTCTTGTTAAAACTTCCCGGCGAAGCTCTGCAAATTTTTCTTTTGTCGTGCGGCTTTCTTTTGCATTCTTTTCTTCACTAATAAGTAATTCTTTTAAACCACCAAGAATTTGATCCATTTGTTTTTCAATGACAACAAGCATTTGTTCAATATCATTTTCAACATATGTAGCAGAGCGAAATTTATACCGGTCTGTATTCATCTCAGCTTCGAGTAGTACTTCCTCTAAATCAGGAAATAATCTTGTTTCAATTTCATCCCAAGACGAACGCCAGGATTCAAAAAGCGCTTCTGTCTGACCAGTTAGTTTTAACTTTTTCACCTTCGTTAGTTCATCAATCACAGGTCGCTCTCTAAGCTTAATTTTCTTTTCTTCTAACTCGTTTATTCTTTGGTAATGTTTTCTTTTTAATATGTAGCCTGCACCAATGACTGCAATTACTACGATAATAAAGCCGATTAACATGTAGTACATCCAAAATCCTCCCATCAACGTCAACTTGTGAAAGAAAAACAGCCAATCTCATGCTGCCCATACATTTTTTCAATTATGTACATCTTTCCATATGTAGTATCATTTATTCTTCATTTTTAGCTAATTATACACATCTTATATTTTAACACGATTTGCCTAGAATTACTTGCGTTTAGCGAAAAAAAATTCAAAGCTCATCTATTTCATTCTTATCTAAAACAAAATTCCCGGAATCCCTTCTTGTTCATGCTATACTAAAGACATTATTTGAAAAGAAAAGTGGGGATAATTAATGATTGAAATAACAAAAATGACTGGGACTAAAGAGGAAAATTACGCGCTTGCTTTAAAACAAGTACAAGCGATGATTGCTGGCGAACCTAATATAATCGCAAATTTAAGCAATGTTTCTTCTATATTAAATCAAGCGCTAACGAATATTAATTGGGTAGGCTTCTACTTATTCGAAAAAGAAACAAACCAGCTAGTCCTCGGTCCATTCCAAGGTTTACCTGCTTGTATCCGCATCCCACTTGGTAAAGGTGTATGTGGTTCTGCAGCAGCTAATCAAAAAACATACCTTGTGGAAGATGTTCATCAATTCCCTGGTCATATCGCTTGTGACGCGGCTTCCAACTCGGAAATCGTCCTACCAATTGTAAAAAATGAGCAGCTTATCGGTGTACTAGATATCGACAGCCCTTCCACTTCTCGCTTTGATGAGGTAGATCAATTATGGCTTGAAAAAATCCGTGATGCTATCGTTCATGAATTGCCTAATGAAATGAATTGACAACAGCCTACTAACTATACTATACTGGAAGATGTGTAAAATGCAGCTTGAGTAAAATGAATGAGTGTGTTGTTTACCCCCAGAGTAATTCTGTGGTATATCGCGTAACCGGCGGCTGCTATGGTGATGGTATATGAAGGTAAACTGCCCTGATTTGGTTTTACGTCACGTTTGTTTTATACCAAAAACAAATAAAAGGAGGAGTCTCTTATGGCTCGTTATACAGGTCCAAGCTGGAAAGTTTCCCGTCGTTTAGGAATTTCACTTTCTGGAACAGGTAAAGAATTAGAGCGTCGTCCGTATGCTCCAGGTCAACACGGCCCAACTCAACGTAAAAAAATCTCAGAATATGGTTTGCAACAAGCTGAAAAGCAAAAATTGCGTCATATGTATGGATTAACTGAACGTCAATTCAAAAACACGTTCAACAAAGCTGGTAAATTACAAGGTAAACATGGTGAGAACTTCATGATCTTACTAGAACAACGCCTTGATAACATCGTTTACCGTCTTGGTCTTGCTCGCACTCGTCGTGCAGCTCGTCAACTCGTAAACCATGGCCACATCACTGTAGATGGCAAACGCGTAGATATCCCTTCTTACCAAGTTTCTGTTGGTCAAGTGATTTCTGTTCGTGAAAAATCTGCTAAAAACTCTGCAATCGCTGAAAGCCTTGACGTTTCAAGCTTCGTGCCTGAATACGTAACTTTCGATGCAGAAACTCTAACTGGTTCACTTAACCGTATTCCAGAACGTTCTGAACTTGCTGCTGAAATCAACGAAGCATTTATCGTAGAATTCTACAGCCGTTAATAAGAACTAATCGCCTTGCAAATCATGACTTCGGTTGTGGTTGCAAGGTTTTTTAATGTAAAAAAGCACTCGTTTTAGCAAACGAGTGCTTTTTCATTATTTATAAGAAACTAAGAAATACTTCTTCTTCCCGCGTCTTACAATGGTGAATTTATTTTCGATCCGATCACTTGCATCCATCACTTTTTCTAAATCTTGAAGACGTTCCCCATTAATATAAATCGCCCCATTTGCCACATCTTCACGAGCTTGACGTTTGGAAGGTTCGATTCCAAGAGAAACTAACCAATCTACTAAATTCATTTCCGTTTCTTCTGCTTCAAAAGTAGGCACATCTTTGAAACCTTGTTCGATTTCTGTTGCAGTAAGAGCTTTTACATCCCCGCTAAATAATGCTTTAGAAATTTTGAGAGCTTGAGCAAGCGCTTCTTCACTATGCACAAATTTTGTCATTTCAGCAGCTAATGTTTTCTGCGCAGCTCGTAAATGTGGTTCTTCTTCCACCTGTTTCGCTAAATCGGCAATTTCCGCTTCCGTCAAGAAAGTAAAGTATTTCAAATATTTAATGACATCGCGATCATCTGTATTAATCCAGAATTGGTAAAACTCATATGGAGTTGTTTTTTCAGGATTTAACCAAATCGCGCCACCTTCTGATTTACCAAATTTCGTGCCGTCCGCTTTTGTTAATAATGGGATTGTAAGCCCAAAAGCTTTGGCATTTTCGCCTTGTTTTTTACGAATTAAGTCAAGCCCCGCAGTAATATTTCCCCACTGGTCGCTACCACCGATTTGCAGCCGACAATCATTAAATTCATATAAGTGATTAAAATCCATCGCTTGTAAAATTTGGTAAGCAAACTCCGTGAAAGAAATCCCTACTTCTAAACGACTCGCAACAATATCTTTAGAAAGCATCGTATTAACATTGAATTCTTTTCCGTAGTCACGTAAGAAATCAAGAATACTGACATCTTTTGTCCAGTCATAGTTATTGACCATGCTCGCTGCAGAATCACCCTCAAAATCAAAAATTTTCCCAAGTTGAACGCGCAAACTTTCGACATTTTTACTAATTTGTTCCATTGATTGCAACTGACGCTCTTCTTTTTTACCGCTTGGATCACCAATCGTTCCGGTCGCTCCACCAACTAAAATAATCGGACGATGACCAGCATTTTGAAAACGACGTAAAATCATGAATGGAATTAAATGTCCAATATGCATCGAATCGCCTGAAGGGTCAATTCCACAATAAAGCGAAATTTGCTTTTCTTCTACCCATTTGCGTAATCCTTCTTCATCAGTTTGTTGATAAATGGCTCCGCGCCACTCTAATTCATCAATAATATTCATTTTAATCATTCTCCTTTTTATTTTTAGACATAAAAAACGCCCCTCCGCCAGCTAAACTAGCGAAGGGACGTTGTAATTAACGTGGTACCACCCTACTTTTAGGAAAAATTCCTACTTAAGTAAAATAACGGCTCAACACCGGTCGCGCCATTATCCTGCGCAACGTGACTCCGGGATGTAATTCGATTACTTACCTCTACTAGTTTTCACCAACCACTAGTTCTCTACAAATAAGAATAAGTAACTACTGCGTCCGTTCATTGTCATTTTCAATATGAAAAGTATACATACATTTATAACATACTGGTAAAAAAGATGTCAACTTTTTATTTTTCTTTAGTTGTACCACGAAGTTTTTCACTATGTGGCAAAATTACTGTTTTTTCGTCTACTTCTTCATTAGTCATTAATTTTGTAAGTAAACGCATTGCTACCGCACCGATATCATATAACGGTTGTACAATCGTCGAAAGTTGCGGTCGAGACATCAATGTTAGTTTTGTATTGTTGCTTGTCATTACTTCTAGATCTTCTGGTACATTGATTCCTGCATCAAGAGCGGCATTTAAAATCCCAATTGCAAGTTCATCGTCAGCTACAACTACTGCATTTGGTTTTTTCGTTAGTGCACTTAACTCTGCCCATACTTTTACCCCAGCATTGTAGTTATATTTTGCTTCAATGATGTAATCTTCTTGATACTTAATACCAGCTTCTTCTAACGCTTCTTTGTAACCAGCAAGTTTCATTTCGCTATTTACAGGTTCATTTAAAGAACCACTGACAAAAGCAATTTGTTTATGGCCGTTATCAATAAAACGTTTCACTGCTTCTTTTGTCGCTTGTTTGTAATCAATATTAACAGAGGCTAATTTGTTTTCTAAATCAACAGCTCCTGCTAAAACGACTGGTGCTGGAGAACGATCAAATTCTTCTTGTAATTGTTCCGAAATGCGTTCGCCCATATAAATAATACCGTCTACTTGTTTTCCAAGAAGTGTATTTAATACTTGAAGTTCTTTATCCTCGTTTTCGTCCGAATTGCTAAGGATAATATTATATTTATACATCGTTGCAATATCTTCAATTCCGCGCGCAAGTTCTGCGTAGAATACGTTCGAAATATCTGGAATAATTACGCCAACAGTCGTTGTACGTTTGCTTGCTAATCCTCTAGCTACTGCATTAGGTCGATAGCCTAGTTGATTAATCACATCTAAAACTTTTTTTCGTGTTACTGGTTTAACATTTGGGTTGCCGTTAACGACCCGAGATACAGTTGCCATCGAGACATTCGCTTCTCGAGCAACATCGTAAATTGTTACATTCATCCCTATTCACTCTCCATATCAATTATTTTAATGGCTCTATATACCATTGTAAACGTAAACAAATAGCCTTCCTTTAATAATACGATAACTTTTTTCGATATGCAATTGTTTTCACTCTTTATTTTCATTTATTTTCATATCAAAACAGCATTATATCTGGTTATTAAATGCTTTTTGCGCATCAATATTTTTATCCAAAATAAAAAACCTTGGAATACCAAGGCTTTTCAACGTTATTTTACTTTATGAGGAACTAAATTACTAGCTAAAATTTCATTCCAGAATTGCTCGAATTCAGGAATATCCATTTGTTGAGCTGAGTCGGATAAAGCTACTGCTGGGTCTGGATGAACTTCCGCCATCACGCCGTCTGCTTCAATAGCAAGAGCCGCTTTTGCACATGGTAGTAATAAATCTTTACGACCAGTAGAATGCGTTACATCGACCATTACAGGTAAATGCGTTTCTTTTTTCAAAATTGGAACTGCGGAAATATCAAGTGTATTTCTAGTCGCTTTTTCGTATGTGCGGATACCACGTTCACAAAGAATAATTTTGCCATTTCCTTGTGACATGATGTATTCTGCAGCGCCAATGAATTCTTCAATAGTAGCGGATAAGCCACGTTTTAGTAAGATTGGTTTGTCCACTCGACCAGCTGCTTTTAATAATTCAAAGTTTTGCATGTTTCTCGCACCGATTTGAATAACATCCACATAATCAAGCGCTACTTCAATATCAGCTGGAGTAACGATTTCACTAATAACCGCCAAACCATATTCATCAGAAACGCGTTTTAGAATTTTTAATCCTTCTAACCCTAATCCTTGGAAATCATATGGACTAGTACGTGGTTTGAAGGCACCACCGCGGATAAGTTTTAATCCTTTTGCTTTAATGGATTCAGCCACAGCTGCCACTTGTTCGTATGACTCTACTGAACATGGACCGAACACAAAGACTGGTTCGCCGTTTCCGATTGGTAAGCCTTTTACAGTAACAATCGTATCTTCTTGTTTATTTTTTCTAGATACAAGTAATGCTTTGGAGTGATCGTCTTCTTGAAGTTCTAATCCTGCTTTAAAAATTTCTTTGAATAATTGCTGAATCGTACTATCTTCAAAAGGACCTTTATTGGATGCAAGAATCGTATTAAGCATTTCTCTTTCACGTAATGGATCAAACCGAAGAGAACCTTGTGTCCCTTTAATTTTGCCGATTTCTTGTACTAAATTCGCGCGTTTACTAATCAATTCTAGCAAATCAATATTTAATTGATCCACCTGTGTTCTTAATTCCTCTAAATTTGCGTTAACCATTTAACTTCCACCCTTCTAAAAATCTGCTCCAAGATTATTTCTCATTATAGAGGAAAACAGATGATTTGTCACGAATTCACTTTTATACTTAATCGCTTTTAAGTGTTAAAGTGAATAACATGAATTAATGTTAACATATTATCAAATAAAATTCAAGACCATAAAAAAGGACGTAAACAAATTTATAACAAAGTTTGTTTACGTCCTTTCTAACAGCCATTTGGGCTAATTTTGAAATTATTTCACTTCTTTTTTAGTGTCAGTTGCAACTTTTTTAGCAGCGTCTTTGCCTTCTGATACTGCTTTTTTTGCTTCTACTTTTGCTTTATCTGCTGCTTTTTCTACATCATCAGCAGCGTCTTTTGCTTCACTTTTTACTGCTTCAGCTGCTGCTTTTGCCGCTTCAGTATTTTCTTCTTTGTTTTGGGAAACGACTTCTTTCACTGCTTTTCCTTGTTTAGAAACAGTATCTGCTAATTTGCCTGATTTGTCTTTTACTACATCAACAAACCCACCAGCAGAATCAACTAATTTATCTTTTGTTCCTTTTGCTACCCCACTAATTTCGATACCTTTTTCGTAAGCAACGTCTTTCCATTGGTTGCCTTTTTCTTTCATTGTGTCGACTTGTGTATTTAAATCTTCACGTAATTCTTTACCTGATTTAGGTGCGAATAAAAGTGCTGCGGCTGAACCAACAATCGCACCAATTAAACCACCAATTAGAAAATCTTTTGTATTAATACCATCTTTTTCTGCCATTATAAATCCCTCCAGAATATATTAGAAATTTGATTGTTCAGATGCTTCTTTTGCAGCTTCTTTCGCTGCTTTATTTGCTTTCATTTTTTCTCTAAAAGAAAGAATGGAATTACTAATTGATACAGCTTGAGAAATCTTTGCTTCGTTTTGTTCTACTTTATTTGTTGCGAGTGTTGCTAATTCGCGAACAGATTGACTTAATCCTAGTAAAGAAGTTCCAATATCACCAACTGCATCAAAAACTGGATCTACTTTTGCAACTTTTCCGTTCACATCTTCTAGAAGCGTATTGGTTTTATCAAGCAATTTTTGTGACTCACCTGTAATACCTTGTACTTCTACAGTAATTTTTTCTAATGATTTAGCTACCTCATCCATTGTTTGGGAAGTTGATTTTAACGTTTTTCCCAAATAGATGGCAATAACTAAAAGCGCTATCGCAGCGATTAATGCCGCAATATACAAGATTACTATCATCTATCCACACCTCCATATTCTTTTTTCTATACCCTGAGTGCTTCCCTCTAAAACTTTCTTCACCTAATGAATCTATGTAATTATTGTAAAAAAGAAAAGGTATTAGCTTCATTTTAGCAATTAACTGCCAAAAAATAAACTAATAAGAAAGAAACCGGCTAATTAATTGAGTATAGTTGCTTTTGGCTAAATTTAGAGTAAAATAGATACAGGCAACTTTTTTGCTTAATATTAGGTAATTTTAGGGAGGTCAAAAGATTGAGAGATACAAGAATTGAAAAATTAGCACATAATTTAATCAACTATTCCGTCAAACTTGGCGCTGGGGAAAAAGTATTGATTGAAAACTTCGGCGTTCAAAAAGAACTTGTGATGGCTTTAGTGGAAGAAGCATATAAAGCTGGCAGTTTTCCATTCGTATCACTGAAAGAGCCACAAATCGACCGCGCACTTATGTTAGGTGCAGATAGCGCTCAATACGAGAAAATTGCTGAGTTCGAAGGCAATGTGATGAAAGAAATGGATGCTTACATAGGTTTACGAGCAGGCGATAACATCAATGAAACTTCTGACGTTCCTGCTGCTAAATTAAAAATCCACGGCGACACTGTTGGAAAAATGCATTCTCATATCCGCGTCAAAAAAACAAAATGGGTTGTACTTCGTTATCCAAGCGCTTCCATGGCTCAACTTGCAAAAATGAGTACTGCTGGGTTTGAAGATTTCTATTTTGATGTGTGTAACTTAGATTACGGAAAAATGAGTACTGCAATGGACGGTCTAGTAGCACTTATGAACAAAACAGATAAAGTTCACCTTGTCGGTCCAGGAACAGATTTAACTTTTAGTATTAAAGATATTCCGGCAATTAAATGTGCGGGAGAAATGAATATTCCGGATGGTGAAGTGTTTACTGCACCAGTTCGTGATTCTATTAACGGTAAACTTACTTATAACACTCCTTCTCCGTATCAAGGCTTTACCTTCGAAAACGTCTCTTTCACTTTCAAAGACGGAAAAATTGTGGAAGCGACTGCAAATGATACAGAACGAATTAACAAAGTGCTAGATACAGATGAAGGTGCTCGCTATGTTGGCGAATTCGCTATTGGTGTCAATCCATTTATTCATGAGCCAATGCAAGATATTTTGTTTGATGAAAAAATCGAAGGAAGTTTCCATTTCACTCCTGGTCAATGTTATGACGAAGCATTTAATGGCAATCAATCCGCTATACACTGGGATCTTGTAAATATTCAACGCGCTGATTACGGCGGTGGAGAAATTTATTTTGATGATGTTCTCATTCGTAAAGATGGCATTTTCGTTCTTCCTGAGTTAGAAGCATTAAATCCAGAAAACTTAGTATAAAAATAAGCGCTTAGGAATTTTCCTAGGCGCTTTATTTTTATACTATTGTTTTTTCACCAGGTTGCCAGTTAATCGGGCAAAGTCCCCCTGTTTGTAATGCCTGTAAAACTCTTAAAATTTCATCGACTTCTCGACCAATATTATTATGATGAACAACTTCATATTGAATTTCACCTTTAGGATTAATAATGAAAAGTCCGCGTAATGCGACACCCTCTTCTTCAATCAACACACCATAATCGCTTGCTACTTGGTGGTTCGTATCAGCTGCAAGGGGATAATTTAACTTGCCAATTCCGCCTTCTTTAATCGGCGTATTCGTCCATGCAAGATGAGAATGAACGGTATCGGTTGAAGCGCCAATAATCCGCGCATCTAAAGCATCAAATTCATCTGAACGAGCCGAAATTGCAACAATTTCAGTCGGACAAACAAATGTAAAGTCCATTGGATAGAAAAACAGAACTGTCCATTTATTATCTTCTATATTTTCTTCTAGACTTACTTTCCCAAAAGTCTGATTGGGCATAACTGCTTCCATTTCGAACCTTGGAGCTTGTGTGCCTACTAAACGTTCTGCCACTTTTATCCCTCCATTTAATCTATGTAGTTGTATTTTGTCTCACATAATTTATTTTAATACACGAATTAAGTAGTGTAAAGCTTTTATTTATAATAATTATAAACAAACAAAGAGCATGCCTCTAAATCGGCATGCTCTCTTTTTCCAGTTAATTAATAGCACTTTTTTTCAATTGAGCATCTGTAAACGCTTCTTGATCCAGGACTTTTTCATAAGCAGCTTGGAATTTTTGAACATCTCCG from the Listeria seeligeri serovar 1/2b str. SLCC3954 genome contains:
- the ezrA gene encoding septation ring formation regulator EzrA — encoded protein: MYYMLIGFIIVVIAVIGAGYILKRKHYQRINELEEKKIKLRERPVIDELTKVKKLKLTGQTEALFESWRSSWDEIETRLFPDLEEVLLEAEMNTDRYKFRSATYVENDIEQMLVVIEKQMDQILGGLKELLISEEKNAKESRTTKEKFAELRREVLTRGFKLGDTLSYVESKLDTLADSLNQYDLLTDQGDHLEAREIVLLVQKEMKVIEEQMERIPSLLHETDTILPEEINKLRAGYEEMVRKGYYLAQMELDKEITRMRNQVDKMKQNVINLDLDAAEEGIEALHTEIDLFYDTLEHEAEARHFVKENHSPTSDKLQRQNAVSDALAEQITEVKQTYHVGEEDLAVYLKTSAKLSEAKENFEQLTALIASGEIAYSAAQDTLKEIDAALITIGAEQDKFAEELRSLRKDELEARDDAARMRRAIITLDRKMERERLPGLPEEYLSLRAHMGESIDALEKRLEEKPLNMKAVSQDWRIAEEDLTHLTEKAEEMMENVRLVEHVIQYANRYRLRNQELANELVQAENHFYNDYQYKKALEIAVTALEKVETGAFKKVEKAYESKVSVDDIE
- a CDS encoding GAF domain-containing protein, whose product is MIEITKMTGTKEENYALALKQVQAMIAGEPNIIANLSNVSSILNQALTNINWVGFYLFEKETNQLVLGPFQGLPACIRIPLGKGVCGSAAANQKTYLVEDVHQFPGHIACDAASNSEIVLPIVKNEQLIGVLDIDSPSTSRFDEVDQLWLEKIRDAIVHELPNEMN
- the rpsD gene encoding 30S ribosomal protein S4; protein product: MARYTGPSWKVSRRLGISLSGTGKELERRPYAPGQHGPTQRKKISEYGLQQAEKQKLRHMYGLTERQFKNTFNKAGKLQGKHGENFMILLEQRLDNIVYRLGLARTRRAARQLVNHGHITVDGKRVDIPSYQVSVGQVISVREKSAKNSAIAESLDVSSFVPEYVTFDAETLTGSLNRIPERSELAAEINEAFIVEFYSR
- the tyrS gene encoding tyrosine--tRNA ligase; the encoded protein is MNIIDELEWRGAIYQQTDEEGLRKWVEEKQISLYCGIDPSGDSMHIGHLIPFMILRRFQNAGHRPIILVGGATGTIGDPSGKKEERQLQSMEQISKNVESLRVQLGKIFDFEGDSAASMVNNYDWTKDVSILDFLRDYGKEFNVNTMLSKDIVASRLEVGISFTEFAYQILQAMDFNHLYEFNDCRLQIGGSDQWGNITAGLDLIRKKQGENAKAFGLTIPLLTKADGTKFGKSEGGAIWLNPEKTTPYEFYQFWINTDDRDVIKYLKYFTFLTEAEIADLAKQVEEEPHLRAAQKTLAAEMTKFVHSEEALAQALKISKALFSGDVKALTATEIEQGFKDVPTFEAEETEMNLVDWLVSLGIEPSKRQAREDVANGAIYINGERLQDLEKVMDASDRIENKFTIVRRGKKKYFLVSYK
- the ccpA gene encoding catabolite control protein A — its product is MNVTIYDVAREANVSMATVSRVVNGNPNVKPVTRKKVLDVINQLGYRPNAVARGLASKRTTTVGVIIPDISNVFYAELARGIEDIATMYKYNIILSNSDENEDKELQVLNTLLGKQVDGIIYMGERISEQLQEEFDRSPAPVVLAGAVDLENKLASVNIDYKQATKEAVKRFIDNGHKQIAFVSGSLNEPVNSEMKLAGYKEALEEAGIKYQEDYIIEAKYNYNAGVKVWAELSALTKKPNAVVVADDELAIGILNAALDAGINVPEDLEVMTSNNTKLTLMSRPQLSTIVQPLYDIGAVAMRLLTKLMTNEEVDEKTVILPHSEKLRGTTKEK
- a CDS encoding bifunctional 3-deoxy-7-phosphoheptulonate synthase/chorismate mutase, with the protein product MVNANLEELRTQVDQLNIDLLELISKRANLVQEIGKIKGTQGSLRFDPLREREMLNTILASNKGPFEDSTIQQLFKEIFKAGLELQEDDHSKALLVSRKNKQEDTIVTVKGLPIGNGEPVFVFGPCSVESYEQVAAVAESIKAKGLKLIRGGAFKPRTSPYDFQGLGLEGLKILKRVSDEYGLAVISEIVTPADIEVALDYVDVIQIGARNMQNFELLKAAGRVDKPILLKRGLSATIEEFIGAAEYIMSQGNGKIILCERGIRTYEKATRNTLDISAVPILKKETHLPVMVDVTHSTGRKDLLLPCAKAALAIEADGVMAEVHPDPAVALSDSAQQMDIPEFEQFWNEILASNLVPHKVK
- a CDS encoding YtxH domain-containing protein; its protein translation is MAEKDGINTKDFLIGGLIGAIVGSAAALLFAPKSGKELREDLNTQVDTMKEKGNQWKDVAYEKGIEISGVAKGTKDKLVDSAGGFVDVVKDKSGKLADTVSKQGKAVKEVVSQNKEENTEAAKAAAEAVKSEAKDAADDVEKAADKAKVEAKKAVSEGKDAAKKVATDTKKEVK
- a CDS encoding DUF948 domain-containing protein; amino-acid sequence: MIVILYIAALIAAIALLVIAIYLGKTLKSTSQTMDEVAKSLEKITVEVQGITGESQKLLDKTNTLLEDVNGKVAKVDPVFDAVGDIGTSLLGLSQSVRELATLATNKVEQNEAKISQAVSISNSILSFREKMKANKAAKEAAKEASEQSNF
- a CDS encoding M29 family aminopeptidase T, giving the protein MRDTRIEKLAHNLINYSVKLGAGEKVLIENFGVQKELVMALVEEAYKAGSFPFVSLKEPQIDRALMLGADSAQYEKIAEFEGNVMKEMDAYIGLRAGDNINETSDVPAAKLKIHGDTVGKMHSHIRVKKTKWVVLRYPSASMAQLAKMSTAGFEDFYFDVCNLDYGKMSTAMDGLVALMNKTDKVHLVGPGTDLTFSIKDIPAIKCAGEMNIPDGEVFTAPVRDSINGKLTYNTPSPYQGFTFENVSFTFKDGKIVEATANDTERINKVLDTDEGARYVGEFAIGVNPFIHEPMQDILFDEKIEGSFHFTPGQCYDEAFNGNQSAIHWDLVNIQRADYGGGEIYFDDVLIRKDGIFVLPELEALNPENLV
- a CDS encoding peroxiredoxin; the protein is MAERLVGTQAPRFEMEAVMPNQTFGKVSLEENIEDNKWTVLFFYPMDFTFVCPTEIVAISARSDEFDALDARIIGASTDTVHSHLAWTNTPIKEGGIGKLNYPLAADTNHQVASDYGVLIEEEGVALRGLFIINPKGEIQYEVVHHNNIGREVDEILRVLQALQTGGLCPINWQPGEKTIV